The following are encoded together in the Macrobrachium rosenbergii isolate ZJJX-2024 chromosome 21, ASM4041242v1, whole genome shotgun sequence genome:
- the LOC136849897 gene encoding WD repeat-containing protein 55 homolog, whose amino-acid sequence MKMRSFIPNIEDPPESDDSDEEIPPGGVLFPIVAIQDIESGEEENGAEDGNSSIGDNGPDIEDALSEADISVNDDSDTDSDSSSVPETTIEEVFGIKPSVEAHRDHPPDIVCDSSAVDICFHPELELLSAATMDGEIIIYRYSRDTAEEVTRLSHHDKPCRTVCYSADGKVLYSVSKDQSFAIVDIQNSSLKAHFKEAHEASIYSFTEIDENICATGDDDGVVKLWDLRKNKSIFSYKCGEQTVHSLFGDKKYLAATLCDGSLSGINIRAKRLEAQSEMYESELTAMALVRDDSRLVVGSGEGVLFIFKWGDFGFHIDRYAGHPGQINCIIPISDRLLLTGCEDGNIRAVHLYAHRFVGVVGQHKRFGVENMSISHDGTFLASCAMDDVIRFWNIDFLYDVQVDGTLKGHKKHDKGLNLESSKRRNRSDFFSDIPEKMESDDEGGPVAGPSHTTD is encoded by the exons GAAGACCCCCCAGAATCAGATGATTCTGACGAAGAAATTCCACCGGGAGGCGTTCTGTTTCCCATAGTCGCCATTCAAGATATTGAATCTGGTGAAGAAGAAAATGGCGCAGAAGACGGCAATTCCTCCATCGGGGATAACGGACCTGATATTGAA gaTGCCCTCAGCGAAGCTGACATCAGTGTGAATGATGATTCAGAT ACCGACAGTGACTCGAGTTCAGTGCCGGAGACCACCATTGAGGAGGTCTTTGGCATTAAACCTTCTGTTGAAGCACACAGAGACCATCCTCCAGACATTGTATGCGATTCCAGTGCAGTTGACATATGTTTCCATCCCGAGCTCGAACTGCTATCAGCTGCCACCATGGATGGAGAAATCATCAT ATATCGCTATAGCCGGGACACAGCCGAAGAAGTGACGAGATTGTCCCATCACGACAAACCCTGCCGCACCGTTTGTTACAGTGCCGACGGCAAAGTTCTTTACAGTGTTAGCAAAGACCAGTCCTTTGCCATCGTGGACATTCAGAACTCTTCCCTAAAGGCACATTTCAAAGAAGCCCACGAAGCAAGTATATACAGCTTTACCGAAATTGACGAAAATATTTGTGCCACAGGTGACGATGACGGTGTTGTCAAGTTATGGGACTTGAGAAAAAACAAATCTATTTTTAGTTACAAATGTGGTGAACAAACTGTCCATTCTCTCTTCGGAGACAAAAAGTATTTGGCGGCAACTCTCTGCGACGGTTCGCTGTCAGGCATCAACATACGGGCTAAACGTCTGGAGGCCCAG TCAGAAATGTACGAAAGCGAATTAACTGCAATGGCTCTTGTTCGTGATGATTCCCGCCTTGTGGTTGGCTCAGGAGAAGGAGTCTTGTTCATCTTCAAATGGGGAGACTTTGGGTTCCACATAGATCGTTATGCCGGCCATCCTGGACAGATTAACTGTATCATTCCAATCAGCGATCGGTTGTTGCTGACGGGATGTGAAGATGGAAACATCAG agCTGTGCACCTTTATGCTCATAGATTTGTTGGCGTAGTTGGCCAGCACAAGAGGTTTGGTGTGGAGAACATGTCAATATCGCATGATGGCACCTTCCTGGCTTCCTGCGCCATGGACGATGTGATCAGATTCTGGAACATAGATTTTTTGTATGACGTTCAAGTGGATGGAACATTGAAA GGGCACAAGAAACATGACAAAGGCTTGAACCTGGAATCTTCCAAACGAAGAAATCGCTCCGATTTCTTCTCAGATATTCCTGAGAAGATGGAGTCTGATGACGAAGGTGGCCCAGTTGCTGGGCCAAGTCATACTACAGATTAA